The DNA segment AATATTCACGAGAATAATAAACAGAGAAATACCCGCCGCAATCGTATACGAAGACGACGAGTGCATCGCGTTTAAGGACATAGACCCGAAAGCACCCGTCCACATTTTGCTCGTTCCCAAAAAAGAGATACCCTCGCTCGCGGAAGTGACCGATAAAGACAAATCTCTCCTCGGGCATATGCTCGTGAAGGCTTCCGGGATAGCGAAGGATCAGGGCGTATCCGATTCGGGCTACCGCATAGTCATCAATACGCACGGGGAAGGCGGCCAGGAGGTCTATCACGTCCATCTGCACATCCTCGGCGGCAGGCAGATGACCTGGCCCCCGGGGTAGCGCAGTTTTCTAAAAATAATTCAAAATCCGTTCGTCCTGAGCCTGTCGAAGGACGGAGCTTTTTCCCGACATTCACAGAATCGGCGTTAAGAAATATCTTATTAGGCGTAAAAATCTTTTAGGGGACGAATGCAAGCAGGTGCGCATTCGGACGCCCTATCCTACTAAGTGATGATGTCTTAGTCTTGCAACAATGATAATTAGGGTGGGATTAAAAGATTTTAGCCGTAATAAGATATTTTAGCCAGGATTCTGTGCGGGTGAGCACCCGCAGGCAAACGATCTTTAACCTCTGCTTCCGATCAATTTCTACGATTCTTATATTTGCACCTGTAGTTACTTAACAATCATAAAACACACTTCGTGTGTGATTTTTGCTTTTTTTCATCAAGGAAAAGAAGGAAGAAATTGTTTGCTCTTCTTTTTCGACAACATAGTGTGACGGAGTGGGTGCTCCTAACCCAACCCCAGCGCCTCTGCATCCCTGTCCGAAAGGAACCCTCCGTCGGATCGTTCCCTCACGGTGCCGTCCCTCTTCCACGAACGCTCGCACCTCGGCTCATCCTTGAGGTCGTTGATCGTGATTATGAGATCCTCTCCCTCTCCTACCGAGAACCTGCTCACGCCTGAGAGGTCCGCGAGCTCTGGCTCGAACGGTTTGATCCTGGAGTATTGTTCCGGTTCGAGCTGAACGTCCACCCCTGTGTCGAGAGGGTTCGACACCCCCTGAGACTCCTTCGCATCTTCGAGCGCTTTCAGCACCTTCCCCCTCAGGTCCATCACCATGTCCCAGTTGGGGTCCGTATCGATTTCTATTTCCTCGGGCATGCCGAGCAGGTGAACGCTTTCGGCGGAGTCTGTTTTAAGGCCCCTGAGAGATAGATACGCCTCGTCCGCCGTATGCGCGAGTATGGGTGCGAGAAGTCTTATGAGTGCATCAGCAATGTGATACATCGCAGTCTGGCTCCTCCTCCTCTTCCTGCTCCCGCCCGCCTCGCAATAGAGCCTGTCCTTGGTCGCGGCAAGGTAGACCGCGCTCAGCGTGTCGAAGCAGAAATCGAATATGAGCTCGCTCGCCCTCTTGTACTGAAAACCCTCATAGGCTTCCTTTGTCTCGCGTACGAATTTTTGAAGCTCACCCATCGCCCAGCCGTCTATCGAATGCCTGTCTTCTTCGGAGAATGTAACGCTGTCCTTCGCCGGATCGAAATCGTATATATTGCCGAGCAGGAACCTTATCGTGTTCCTTACCTTCCTGTATTCCTCGCCCGCAACTTTGAAGAACTCCCAGTCGACCTTTATGTCGTTCGTGTATTTGAGAGAGCTCACCCACCACCTGCATATGTCTGCGCCGTGCTGCTTGAGCAGCTCATCCACCTCGAGCGCGTTCCCTCCGGACTTGCTCATCTTCCTCCCGTGAGCGTCCACCATGAAGCCGTGCGTGAGGAGCGCCTTGAAGGGAGGCCTTCCGGTCACTCCGAGAGCCGGCAGGAGCGAGAGCTGGAACCAGCCCCTGTGCTGGTCTGAGCCTTCGAGGTATAAGTCGGCGGGGTACCCGATGCCTCTCGCTTCGAGCACGGAGTGCCAGGACGAGCCTGACTCGAACCACACGTCGAATATGTCCATCCCTTTTTTAATGTTTTTGAGCGCGCCTTTCTTTTTTGCCCAATCGGGCGCGTTCTTGTCTTTGCCGGGGTCGTAGCCTTCTAGTATTTCCTCCTCGCTCGCCTGAAACCAGTAATTGGCGCCCTTCTGTCTTATCTTTTCTATCACGGTATTGACTGAATCCGGTGTGAGCAGCGTCTCGCCCTTTTCGTTCATGAAAGCCGGTATGGGGAGCCCCCATGCCCTCTGCCTGCTTATGCACCAGTCGGGTCTCGCTTCGAGCATCCCCCGGAGCCTGTTCCTCCCCCACTCGGGGTAGAACTCTATCCCGCTCCGCGAGTATTCGAGGGCGAGCTCCCTGAGAGTCCCTCCGAATTCCTCGATGCGCTTGTCTACGCCAATGAACCACTGCTCGGTCGCCCTGAATACCGTGGGCGATTTGCTCCTCCAGTCGTGGGGATAGCTATGCAGGTATTCTTCTTCGTAATAGAGGTTCCCCGAATCCCTCAGGCGGTCGATTATTATTCCGTTCGCCTCCCATACGTCATACCCGCGTATCCATTCGGGGACCGTGTCGTCGAACGTGCCGTCTTCGAGCACCGGGCAGTATATGTCGAGCCCTTCCCTGAGCCCCGTCTGATAGTCTTCTATGCCGTGGCCGGGAGCCGTGTGAACGAGCCCCGTGCCTTCGTCGAAAGTTACGTACTCTGCGAGCACCACCCTCCCCGTCCTTCCAGCGAACGGGTGCCTGTACGTCACGGATATATCGCGCATATCCTGCCCGGTGCAGGTGCCCAGCTTCTCGTATTCCGCCGTCCCGGTCTTTTTGAACACGTTCTCTGCAAGGTTCTCGACGATTACGACATAGAATTCCTTTCCGTCTTTCCTGACCCGGTAGAGGCCGTACTTACCCTCAGGCGACGCTGCGACCGCGAGGTTCGCGGGAAGCGTCCACGGCGTCGTCGTCCATATCATGAGCGACGGAGACGCGTCCGGGGGGAGATTAAGCTTTGCGGGAAGGCCTTCAGGGTTATCTATTTCGAAGAGGACGTAGATGCTCGCGTCGTTCCTGTCGTAGTATTCGAGCTCCGCGTCCGCGAGCGCAGTGCGGTTCTCTATCGACCAGTGGACGGGCTTGAGGTCCCTGTATACGAGCCCTCTTTCCAGGAGCTTCGAGAAGACCTCGAGCACGCCCGCTTCGTAGTCGGGGGTCATTGTGAGGTACGGGTGCTCGTAGTCCCCGATCGTCCCCAGGCTCTGCATCTGTCCCGACTGGAGCTTCACGTACTTCTCGGCGTACGACTGGCATTTGTACCTGATTTTTATCTTGGAGAGGTCTTTCGCCTCGTCCCCCGTCTCCTTCATCACCTTGTGCTCTATCGGCAGGCCGTGGCAGTCCCACCCCGGGACGAAATCGACGTCGTAGCCGAGCATGGTCTTCGACCTCACTACTATGTCCTTGAGCACCTTATTGAGCATGTGTCCCAAATGTATCGGCCCGTTCGCATAAGGCGGGCCGTCGTGGAAGACGAATTTTTCGAGCCCCTTCGATTTTTCCCTCATCCTCTCGTAGAGCCTTACCTTTTTCCACCTCTTCTGGTACTCGGGCTCTTTCTGGTTGAGGTTGGCTTTCATCGGGAATTCTGTCCTCGGAAGGTTGAGCGTGTCTTTATAATTTATTTTCTTCGCCTCCGACATCGGATGCTTTCTCCTTAAGGGGTAAAAACTACACTATACGGGATAATATTCAATCTTTGGTGGTCGTTGGAATAAATTCCTGACCTTGAGATGGAGAAATATTATTCATCACGGGGGGAAATGCAAGCTTCACGCCTTACTGGTCGACTATCTCTTCTAACTGCCTGAGGAGGTTCCGGGAGAATATCACCCAGTCCTCCCATGCCTCCATATATTCCTTATCCTCTTCGACCCTCTTCAAGAGCTTGAACCCTATGTTCGTGTCCTCGACCTGAAACACCTCGTCCCCTTCGAGCTTCTGCCTCAGGATGTCCACGTATCTTTTGAGCAGCCTGAGCTTTTCGTCGCTCCCCTCCCTGAACTCGGCTATGAAATAGCCCCTGGACTGGGCGGTCGGCATCTGCATTATGTTGCTCTCCTGAAAGTAAATCCCCTTGTTCAGGGTCTCGGCCTTCATCGAAATGAATAACTCCATATATCACTCACACGCGGGCAAATTCAACTCTATTGTATTTTCATCCGGCTCGGGATGTCAAGACTATTTATCATAAGAATATATTGATTTGAATCACTTGTGGACGGATAATTATCATGATATAACGGTGCCGCAATGAAAAAGCTGCAGGATAAAGTCGCTGTCATAACCGGAGGCACGGGAGGTCTCGGAAAGGCCGTGGTTTCCCTGTTTCTCGCGGAGGGTGCATACGTTCTCAGCACTTACATCGACGACGCCGAGCTCGAGGGGTGCCTGGGCCTGAGGGACGAGTACAAGTCGAGGGTCGTTTTCGGCAAGGCGAACGTCACGAAGGCTTCCAATGTCGCAAACGTAGCTCAGAAGACCATAGAGAAGTTCTCGCGCATAGATATTCTCGTGAATCTGGTCGGCGGCTTCGCTCAGTCCCCGCTCGCAGATACGGACGAAGAGGCCTGGGACACTATGATGAACACGAATCTGAAATCCGCGTTCCTCACTTCGAGGAGCGTCATCCCCCATATGATAAAACAGGGCCGGGGGAGCATCGTGAACATCGCATCCCGTCCCGCGCTCAAGGGCTCTCCCGGTCTCGCGGCATACGGCGCGTCCAAGGCGGGAGTGCTCAACCTCACGCAGTCCATGGCCGAGGAGCTGAAAGAGCACAACATAAACGTAAACGCAGTAATCCCGGGGACGATAAACACTCCGGCCAACAGGATGATAATGCCTGACGCCGACTTCAGCAAATGGGTGGACCCCGAAGATATAGCGAAGGTCATCGCGTTCCTCTGCTCCGACGACGCGCGGGCCGTAAGCGGCGCCGCTATACCGGTGTACGGAAAGTCCTGAGTGAGGTCTGCATCTCGTCTGTAGAAATCAGCCTGAGACGTCAGACATATCAGTAAATATGTAATCGAGGAGTTTCTGACCGAAATCGGAAGCCGTCTTTATATCGTCCCTCGATATATCGACGTTGTTAAGGTACTGGAGCCTGAGGACATCCCCATCCGCGTATTCGGGGATCAGGCACCCGAAGAAAAATCCTAGCCCCCGCGCAGCCGAGGCGACGTAGCCCGCCCCCTTCTGACGTAGCGGAATATCGACGTATATGCAATCGAACCTCTCGTGCGCGAGATGCTTCAGCTGGAACTGTATCTCCTTCACCGTCATCCTCCCCGCCCTGTCTATATGAATGATGGCCTGGTTGTGGTCGTGCCTGATTGAAACAGTAGTGCGGCCGTTCTGCTTTCCTTTGTAACCCGTCTCCTCGTCCTCTACCGTCAATTTTCTATCGAACCCGATGCGTCCGTATATTCCGGCGATAATTTCCTTGTAAACTTGAGGGACATAGACCGTCTCTCCGGCGCTCCCCGTTACGGGGGTGAACATCATCGCCACCGACTGCCGTCTCGGCCTCTCCGACTCCGAAATATTGCGGAACGAGACCGTTCCCGGGCTGTATCCGAGGAGGAACCCGGTCTCCCTCCCGCCGAGCTCTATACTCCCCTTCTGGCTGTAAGGATGCACCGTGACGGCCTCCCCGTAGATGCCGGCCACGTTCATTGAAGCGACACGGTCGATGAGATAATTTTTCATCATCTGGAATATGCCCCTCCCCCTGTATCGGGGGTCTACGACCGCTTCGCCCGACTCCGCGACCCTGGCTCCGGGCTTACTGAATATGAACCCCACGTGCCCGATGATTTGTTGAGCGCTGTTGTAAGCCGCGGCGGACAGCATGATCCCTGACGCTAGCCGCGCCTCTATCTGCTCGGGGTAATACATGAATTCGTTCGCGTACGTATAGCCGTAGCATTTGTAAACGAGCCTCACGAGCTCGTGAATTTTATCCATGTCCAGCATGCCGACCGTGATCTTCTCGCCGGCCGGAGCCTCCTTCGCTTTCACGTGCTCGTGGTGCTCCGATATGTCCATGACGCTCCTGATGTCCGTCGCGGGCAGGTTCTTCACTATCTCCGTCCTGTTTCCCCCGGTGCCGAGCGTCGCGAAATGCACCTCGTCCGCGTAATGCCGCGTGAGGTACGAGCCGAACCTCTTTTCCTCACCCCGCTCGAGCTTCTCGTAATCGAACGGCAGCCCCTTGTCTTCTATCGCGACGACGAGCGCGTGGAGACGTTTCGATATAATGACGTCGATCGGTTTCGTCCTCTCCCCTTCGAATCCGAATTTCACGATGTTGTCTATAATATCGACGAGCACCTTGTCCAGTTTCTCGGTATCTCTCCTGCCTATGCCGCACGACTCCGCGATGTCGGCGACCATGTCCGAGAGAGCGACGATGATGGGTTTCTCAGGCAGTATCGAAACTCGCGCCAAATCAATGTCTATATTTTTCACTTCGGGCAATTCTGGGCTCATGCTGGTGTCGGCTCCGGTGGCTGGCTATTTTTTCGAAGGCCTGTAAATGTGGGTGCTGCTTCCGTCGAACGCTTCGGCTGCTTCCATAAGGGTCTCCGAGAGAGTCGGGTGAGGGTGTATGCTCAGGGCGATGTCGTATGAGAGCGCCCCCATTTCGACGGCCAGCACTCCTTCCGCGATTAGCTCTCCCGCGCCTGCTCCCGCTATGCCTACGCCGAGGACGCGGCTGGTCTCAGACTCGATTATGAGCTTCGTAACGCCG comes from the Thermodesulfobacteriota bacterium genome and includes:
- a CDS encoding histidine triad nucleotide-binding protein, with amino-acid sequence MSSIFTRIINREIPAAIVYEDDECIAFKDIDPKAPVHILLVPKKEIPSLAEVTDKDKSLLGHMLVKASGIAKDQGVSDSGYRIVINTHGEGGQEVYHVHLHILGGRQMTWPPG
- the ileS gene encoding isoleucine--tRNA ligase yields the protein MSEAKKINYKDTLNLPRTEFPMKANLNQKEPEYQKRWKKVRLYERMREKSKGLEKFVFHDGPPYANGPIHLGHMLNKVLKDIVVRSKTMLGYDVDFVPGWDCHGLPIEHKVMKETGDEAKDLSKIKIRYKCQSYAEKYVKLQSGQMQSLGTIGDYEHPYLTMTPDYEAGVLEVFSKLLERGLVYRDLKPVHWSIENRTALADAELEYYDRNDASIYVLFEIDNPEGLPAKLNLPPDASPSLMIWTTTPWTLPANLAVAASPEGKYGLYRVRKDGKEFYVVIVENLAENVFKKTGTAEYEKLGTCTGQDMRDISVTYRHPFAGRTGRVVLAEYVTFDEGTGLVHTAPGHGIEDYQTGLREGLDIYCPVLEDGTFDDTVPEWIRGYDVWEANGIIIDRLRDSGNLYYEEEYLHSYPHDWRSKSPTVFRATEQWFIGVDKRIEEFGGTLRELALEYSRSGIEFYPEWGRNRLRGMLEARPDWCISRQRAWGLPIPAFMNEKGETLLTPDSVNTVIEKIRQKGANYWFQASEEEILEGYDPGKDKNAPDWAKKKGALKNIKKGMDIFDVWFESGSSWHSVLEARGIGYPADLYLEGSDQHRGWFQLSLLPALGVTGRPPFKALLTHGFMVDAHGRKMSKSGGNALEVDELLKQHGADICRWWVSSLKYTNDIKVDWEFFKVAGEEYRKVRNTIRFLLGNIYDFDPAKDSVTFSEEDRHSIDGWAMGELQKFVRETKEAYEGFQYKRASELIFDFCFDTLSAVYLAATKDRLYCEAGGSRKRRRSQTAMYHIADALIRLLAPILAHTADEAYLSLRGLKTDSAESVHLLGMPEEIEIDTDPNWDMVMDLRGKVLKALEDAKESQGVSNPLDTGVDVQLEPEQYSRIKPFEPELADLSGVSRFSVGEGEDLIITINDLKDEPRCERSWKRDGTVRERSDGGFLSDRDAEALGLG
- a CDS encoding SDR family NAD(P)-dependent oxidoreductase, which produces MKKLQDKVAVITGGTGGLGKAVVSLFLAEGAYVLSTYIDDAELEGCLGLRDEYKSRVVFGKANVTKASNVANVAQKTIEKFSRIDILVNLVGGFAQSPLADTDEEAWDTMMNTNLKSAFLTSRSVIPHMIKQGRGSIVNIASRPALKGSPGLAAYGASKAGVLNLTQSMAEELKEHNINVNAVIPGTINTPANRMIMPDADFSKWVDPEDIAKVIAFLCSDDARAVSGAAIPVYGKS
- a CDS encoding GNAT family N-acetyltransferase, producing MSPELPEVKNIDIDLARVSILPEKPIIVALSDMVADIAESCGIGRRDTEKLDKVLVDIIDNIVKFGFEGERTKPIDVIISKRLHALVVAIEDKGLPFDYEKLERGEEKRFGSYLTRHYADEVHFATLGTGGNRTEIVKNLPATDIRSVMDISEHHEHVKAKEAPAGEKITVGMLDMDKIHELVRLVYKCYGYTYANEFMYYPEQIEARLASGIMLSAAAYNSAQQIIGHVGFIFSKPGARVAESGEAVVDPRYRGRGIFQMMKNYLIDRVASMNVAGIYGEAVTVHPYSQKGSIELGGRETGFLLGYSPGTVSFRNISESERPRRQSVAMMFTPVTGSAGETVYVPQVYKEIIAGIYGRIGFDRKLTVEDEETGYKGKQNGRTTVSIRHDHNQAIIHIDRAGRMTVKEIQFQLKHLAHERFDCIYVDIPLRQKGAGYVASAARGLGFFFGCLIPEYADGDVLRLQYLNNVDISRDDIKTASDFGQKLLDYIFTDMSDVSG